From the Corticium candelabrum chromosome 2, ooCorCand1.1, whole genome shotgun sequence genome, one window contains:
- the LOC134176398 gene encoding uncharacterized protein LOC134176398: MKSCSSLTLFLLSLIALLDEKTKAMSTVWPEVTAQTCYILREKCGQDPCVESARGILRYNFDNKYLEVCDGRNWIIKEHEDGKTGRVKLGSSKDNPGNGCKHLYERGITTSGVYWLLPFGASQAFQAYCDQATDGGGWMLLYAYKHVAQDNNPVVEKLPTDLNGYSHQLLNNLGINPSWAKELRFYCTTSAHSRVIHFKTSNSRIISTAYDGKGHCIVHDWKSNTFPLSGHSGFLPLQTANVFASRRPSPGFTDFPFWKGGLYHWGISPDFQRFECDDYASHQQHHTLHRVFVRGSSCQQFPVFY; this comes from the exons ATGAAATCGTGCAGCAGCTTGACTCTGTTTTTGCTGAGTCTGATTGCTCTTTTGGACGAAAAGACAAAAGCCATGTCGACTGTTTGGCCGGAG GTGACGGCTCAGACTTGCTATATTCTCAGAGAAAAATGCGGCCAGGAC CCATGTGTTGAATCGGCTAGAGGTATCCTTCGTTACAACTTTGACAACAAATATTTGGAA GTATGTGATGGTAGAAATTGGATTATAAAGGAACATGAAGATGGCAAAACAGGCCGCGTTAAGTTAGGCAGCAGTAAAGACAATCCTGGAAATGGATGCAAACACCTTTATGAAAGAGGTATAACAACCAGCGGAGTGTATTGGCTGTTACCATTCGGTGCATCTCAAGCTTTTCAG GCCTATTGCGATCAAGCAACAGATGGAGGTGGGTGGATGTTGttgtatgcatacaaacatgtCGCACAAGATAATAATCCAGTTGTTGAGAAACTTCCTACTGACCTCAATGGATATTCTCATCAACTCTTGAATAACCTAGGCATTAACCCAAG TTGGGCTAAAGAGCTGAGGTTCTACTGCACAACGTCAGCACACAGTCGCGTAATTCATTTCAAAACCAGCAATTCAAGAATCATAAGCACAGCCTATGATGGCAAAGGACATTGTATAGTCCATGATTGGAA AAGTAATACTTTCCCATTATCGGGCCATTCTGGATTTCTTCCACTGCAGACTGCAAATGTCTTCGCTTCGCGAAGGCCTTCTCCAGGATTCACAGATTTTCCATTTTGGAAGGGTGGTCTTTATCACTGGGGTATTTCTCCTGATTTCCAAAGATTTGAATGTGATGATTATGCTTCTCATCAACAACACCATACGCTTCATCGTGTGTTTGTGAGAGG TTCGAGTTGT CAGCAGTTTCCTGTATTCTATTAA
- the LOC134176399 gene encoding uncharacterized protein LOC134176399 codes for MKSCRSLNVFLLSLIAVSDAMTTSISSSWSKVTAETCSILREKCGQNQCVESAKGIVRYNFDKKDVEVCDGNSWIIPESEGEKVVHGTLGSSKYQPANGCKHLYDSGITANGLYWLLPFGASEAFQAYCDQKTDGGGWMLLYAYKHVAGENNPVVEKLPTDLNGYSHQLLNNLAINSRFRLFLG; via the exons ATGAAATCGTGCCGCAGCCTGAATGTGTTCTTGCTGAGTCTGATTGCCGTTTCTGACGCAATGACTACTTCCATTTCGAGTTCGTGGTCAAAG GTGACGGCTGAGACTTGCTCTATTCTCAGAGAAAAATGTGGCCAGAAT CAATGTGTCGAATCGGCTAAAGGTATCGTTCGTTACAACTTCGACAAAAAGGATGTGGAA GTATGTGATGGTAACAGTTGGATAATACCGGAAAGTGAAGGTGAAAAAGTAGTCCACGGTACGCTAGGCAGTTCCAAATACCAGCCTGCAAATGGATGTAAGCACCTTTATGACAGTGGCATAACCGCCAATGGACTATATTGGCTGTTACCATTTGGTGCATCTGAAGCTTTTCAG GCCTATTGTGATCAGAAAACAGATGGAGGTGGGTGGATGTTGTTGTATGCTTACAAACATGTGGCAGGAGAAAATAACCCAGTTGTTGAGAAACTTCCCACCGACCTTAATGGATATTCACATCAACTCTTGAATAACCTAGCCATTAATTCCAGGTTTCGTTTGTTC TTGGGCTAA
- the LOC134176400 gene encoding uncharacterized protein LOC134176400, with product MMAKDTPQSMIGEAILLHYRVILRICLGRLNVSLPRRDQLQDSQIFHFGRVLFITGVFLLITKDLNVMILLLVDNIIRFITCLSEAEKHDSLRCVKLEPIVTWCAASMISLELCLHLSTDFSVDAIDCYVFCYAFCNVFMFQLFYESIRHTNIDKWLKKRKF from the exons ATGATGGCAAAGGACACCCCACAGTCCATGATTGGAG AAGCAATACTGCTGCATTACCGGGTCATTTTGCGCATCTGCCTTGGGCGACTGAATGTGTCTTTGCCACGAAGAGACCAACTCCAGGATTCACAGATTTTCCATTTTGGAAGGGTGCTCTTTATCACTGGGGTATTTCTCCTGATCACAAAAGATTTGAATGTGATGATTTTGCTGTTGGTCGACAATATAATACGCTTCATCACGTGTTTGTCAGAGGCTGAAAAACACGATTCTTTGCGTTGTGTCAAACTGGAGCCTATTGTGACATGGTGTGCCGCTTCTATGATTAGTTTAGAATTATGTCTACATCTTTCAACTGATTTTAGTGTGGATGCTATAGATTGTTACGTGTTCTGCTATGCTTTCTGTAATGTATTTATGTTCCAACTATTTTACGAATCTATTAGGCACACAAATATTGATAAATGGCtaaaaaaaagaaaattttaa